From one Gracilibacillus salinarum genomic stretch:
- a CDS encoding acetoin utilization protein AcuC encodes MSTDRTVFIYTEDFQHYSFHEEHPFNQKRLLLTIDLLEMMQALSDDQIVTPSRVSESILSTIHTDDYIQAVKQASGSEIVNLEKYGIGTNDTPCFSGMYEAALMTVSGSVAACQQVADGEASHALNLGGGLHHGFPSRASGFCIFNDIAIAIKFLRDQYGLKVLYIDTDAHHGDGVQHCFYDDPNVCTVSFHETGRYLYPGTGKTSERGIKQGFGFCYNFPLDAFTEDDSFLEVFRTSIEVITEDFQPDIIVSQHGVDAHYLDPLTHLHCTVHIFEEIPQIIHSLAHRFTDGKWVALGGGGYDIWRVVPRAWAQLWQIMNTDHIFHGSIPQQWLDNWQPSSPVPLPHFWHDTTEQYKEIPRRLEITEQNQIMYQQVLKFITNKKKG; translated from the coding sequence ATGAGCACTGATCGAACCGTTTTTATTTACACTGAAGACTTTCAACACTATTCATTTCATGAAGAGCATCCATTTAATCAAAAAAGATTACTGCTAACAATCGATTTATTAGAAATGATGCAAGCTCTGTCTGATGATCAAATAGTAACACCGTCACGTGTGTCTGAATCGATTTTATCCACGATACATACAGATGATTACATTCAAGCTGTAAAACAGGCTAGCGGGTCTGAGATAGTTAACTTGGAGAAGTATGGTATCGGTACTAATGACACGCCATGTTTTTCAGGGATGTATGAGGCTGCATTAATGACGGTTTCCGGCTCAGTAGCAGCATGTCAACAAGTAGCTGATGGAGAAGCTTCCCATGCTCTTAATTTAGGAGGTGGACTTCATCATGGCTTCCCTTCTCGTGCTTCGGGCTTTTGTATCTTTAATGATATTGCCATAGCAATAAAATTTTTACGAGATCAATATGGATTGAAAGTATTGTATATTGATACCGATGCCCATCACGGAGATGGTGTACAGCATTGCTTTTACGATGACCCCAATGTCTGTACCGTCTCTTTTCATGAAACTGGTCGCTATTTGTATCCTGGTACAGGGAAAACAAGTGAAAGAGGAATTAAGCAAGGATTTGGATTCTGCTACAATTTCCCACTGGATGCTTTTACTGAGGATGATTCTTTTCTCGAAGTATTTCGGACATCCATTGAAGTCATTACAGAAGATTTTCAGCCAGATATTATCGTGAGTCAGCATGGCGTTGATGCTCATTATTTAGACCCTTTAACACATCTTCACTGCACCGTGCATATCTTTGAGGAGATACCGCAGATTATTCATTCCCTTGCTCATCGGTTTACAGACGGAAAATGGGTGGCACTTGGTGGTGGCGGCTACGATATTTGGAGAGTTGTACCGCGAGCATGGGCTCAATTATGGCAGATTATGAATACAGATCATATTTTTCATGGATCTATTCCACAACAATGGCTTGATAATTGGCAACCGTCATCACCTGTTCCTTTGCCGCATTTCTGGCATGATACAACTGAGCAGTACAAAGAAATCCCGAGACGCCTCGAGATTACCGAACAAAATCAAATCATGTATCAACAAGTTCTAAAATTTATCACAAATAAAAAGAAAGGATGA
- the motS gene encoding flagellar motor protein MotS: MKRRMNRREKKGAPKWMVTYSDMVTLILVFFVLLFSMSQIDVEKFKAIAEAFRSETIFEAMPSVMEEQFPSENTKVNSEEFMKTEAFDSEASDAVTNTEEVPDTDELDELLAEVENYLNKNDLNNVISATRTDQGVVLVLQESVLFLSGEADILDPAKPFLNKVSKLLSNIPNEVRVEGHTDDRPISSYRYPSNWELSGARASSVIRYILQTGDFNESRFIAAGFGDTRPVAANDSPEGWSINRRVEIVILDSEQAN; encoded by the coding sequence ATGAAGCGTAGAATGAATCGTCGTGAGAAAAAGGGTGCACCGAAATGGATGGTCACATATTCTGATATGGTGACATTGATATTAGTTTTCTTTGTTTTGTTATTCTCGATGTCCCAAATAGATGTAGAGAAGTTCAAGGCAATTGCCGAGGCATTTCGAAGTGAAACAATCTTTGAAGCGATGCCTTCTGTAATGGAGGAACAATTTCCCTCTGAAAACACAAAAGTAAACAGTGAAGAGTTTATGAAAACAGAAGCGTTCGATTCAGAAGCAAGCGATGCCGTTACCAACACAGAAGAAGTACCAGATACGGATGAATTGGATGAATTACTTGCCGAAGTTGAAAACTATCTAAACAAGAATGACTTGAATAACGTTATTTCAGCAACTAGAACGGATCAAGGCGTCGTATTAGTTTTACAAGAAAGTGTGCTGTTTTTGTCCGGTGAAGCAGATATACTAGATCCTGCCAAACCTTTTTTAAATAAAGTTAGTAAATTGCTTTCTAATATTCCGAACGAAGTAAGAGTCGAGGGACATACCGACGATCGACCAATTTCGAGTTATCGTTATCCTTCAAATTGGGAATTGTCAGGTGCGAGAGCAAGCAGTGTTATCCGGTATATCCTGCAAACTGGAGATTTTAATGAATCACGTTTCATTGCAGCTGGGTTTGGAGATACCAGACCGGTGGCAGCTAATGATAGTCCGGAAGGGTGGAGCATTAATCGCCGGGTTGAGATCGTCATATTGGATTCGGAACAAGCGAATTAA
- the motP gene encoding flagellar motor protein MotP has protein sequence MSKKDILTPIGITIGFIMIMFGIVSSGGVGGFAGFIQGSSVLIVIGGLVAALLVNFNIDQIKTTKHVIQEVFKRNQHQLTDLIELFERLSERARREGLLALENELEEVEDPYIRKGVLLAIDGIEPEVITDIMNAEIDAMEDRHYRGRLIIEKAGEYAPAWGMVGTLIGLILMLQNLEDPTTLGPSMAVALLTTFYGSVLANLVFMPMAGKLETKTSEEIFMKQVIIEGVIGVQSGQNPRILKEKLSAFLSEKEKNKKIAEVEETFTEESFNEA, from the coding sequence ATGAGTAAAAAAGATATTTTAACTCCAATCGGCATTACGATAGGTTTTATTATGATTATGTTTGGAATAGTAAGCAGTGGTGGTGTTGGTGGATTTGCGGGTTTTATCCAAGGTTCATCAGTATTAATTGTCATAGGTGGGCTAGTAGCTGCCTTACTGGTCAATTTCAATATTGATCAAATTAAAACTACTAAGCATGTGATACAAGAAGTATTTAAACGAAATCAACATCAGTTAACTGATTTAATAGAATTATTCGAACGATTATCGGAAAGAGCACGTCGTGAAGGTTTATTAGCGTTAGAGAATGAATTAGAAGAAGTAGAAGACCCTTACATTCGAAAAGGGGTATTGCTTGCAATTGATGGTATCGAACCAGAGGTTATTACGGATATTATGAACGCAGAGATAGATGCAATGGAGGATCGCCATTACCGAGGTCGATTAATCATTGAGAAAGCGGGTGAATATGCACCTGCATGGGGGATGGTAGGGACATTAATTGGTTTGATTCTAATGTTGCAGAATTTAGAAGATCCGACTACTTTAGGACCTAGCATGGCTGTTGCTTTATTAACTACTTTCTATGGCTCTGTATTGGCCAATTTGGTTTTTATGCCAATGGCAGGTAAGTTAGAAACAAAAACAAGTGAAGAAATTTTTATGAAGCAAGTCATTATCGAAGGGGTAATTGGCGTTCAATCGGGCCAGAACCCTCGGATATTAAAAGAAAAATTAAGTGCATTCTTATCTGAGAAAGAAAAGAATAAAAAAATCGCCGAAGTAGAAGAGACCTTTACGGAGGAGTCTTTTAATGAAGCGTAG